One window of the Cryomorphaceae bacterium 1068 genome contains the following:
- a CDS encoding serine hydrolase, translated as MKNILFIIPFLIGCSKQKEQNKFEKLTQYEGSYEYVGNSSLEIVASELDTTLYAIIDNAKYPLKQIAQDSFVNIQNDPVVFQRDIEDKISGYNAGGQNFKLITTAFDKPEMLPRRDLFRKAENYTYQIPEMTSDGIETGNINNVIENPETIFEMVKETIKGNYPDVHSILVYKDGKLVLEEYFYGYDKNTMHQLRSAGKSLKGILLGIAIDKGYVKSENDKLIPYFSSKYPEIANIDERKKRITIKDFLMYRHGMDCENNNPESAGNESAMMQSEDWVKHTLDLPMVSEPGQFSSYCTGCSLTINSLIEEATGQKIEDFAQEHLFEPLGISNYKWTFEPNPSSINTFNQLYATPRDLLKLALVNKEKGQWQGKQIVSKEWLDKTFTTYKGDYGYFWQHKYYLRDGKEYNSFLATGNGGQKIQIWPQLDMITIFTGGNYNSYAIYGKSTPPNEMVPKYILKTLE; from the coding sequence ATGAAAAATATTTTGTTCATAATTCCATTTCTAATAGGATGTTCTAAACAAAAGGAACAAAACAAATTTGAAAAGTTAACCCAATATGAAGGCAGTTATGAATATGTTGGTAATTCATCCTTGGAGATAGTAGCATCCGAATTGGATACTACCTTGTATGCAATTATTGACAACGCCAAATATCCTTTGAAACAAATAGCTCAAGACAGTTTTGTAAATATTCAAAATGACCCTGTAGTTTTTCAAAGAGATATCGAAGACAAGATTTCAGGTTATAATGCTGGTGGGCAAAATTTTAAATTAATAACCACTGCATTCGACAAACCAGAAATGCTTCCACGTAGAGACCTTTTTCGAAAAGCTGAAAACTACACCTATCAAATTCCTGAAATGACTTCAGATGGAATAGAAACGGGAAACATTAATAACGTAATTGAAAATCCTGAAACCATTTTTGAGATGGTAAAAGAAACCATAAAAGGAAACTATCCTGATGTTCATAGCATTCTTGTTTATAAAGACGGAAAACTTGTCCTAGAAGAGTATTTCTATGGTTATGATAAAAACACAATGCATCAATTGCGCTCTGCTGGTAAATCTCTAAAAGGCATACTTCTTGGGATCGCAATTGACAAAGGCTACGTGAAAAGCGAAAATGATAAATTGATACCATATTTCAGTTCTAAGTACCCTGAGATTGCCAATATAGATGAGCGAAAAAAAAGAATCACTATTAAGGATTTTCTCATGTACCGTCATGGTATGGATTGCGAAAATAACAATCCAGAAAGTGCTGGAAATGAATCAGCAATGATGCAAAGTGAAGACTGGGTGAAGCATACTTTAGACTTACCTATGGTATCAGAGCCTGGCCAATTTTCGTCTTATTGCACAGGATGTTCACTTACAATAAATAGCCTAATTGAAGAAGCTACTGGGCAAAAGATAGAAGATTTTGCTCAAGAACATCTTTTTGAACCATTAGGAATTTCCAATTACAAGTGGACTTTTGAGCCCAATCCATCGAGTATAAACACTTTCAATCAACTATATGCAACGCCAAGAGATTTGTTAAAGTTGGCACTAGTTAATAAAGAAAAGGGGCAATGGCAAGGTAAGCAAATAGTATCAAAAGAATGGCTGGACAAAACTTTTACCACATATAAAGGAGATTATGGATATTTCTGGCAGCATAAATACTATCTGAGAGATGGTAAAGAATACAACTCGTTCTTAGCGACAGGTAATGGTGGTCAGAAAATACAAATATGGCCCCAATTGGATATGATTACCATATTTACGGGTGGGAATTATAACTCTTACGCTATTTATGGTAAAAGTACGCCTCCAAATGAGATGGTTCCCAAATATATACTTAAAACATTAGAATAA